From bacterium, the proteins below share one genomic window:
- a CDS encoding site-specific DNA-methyltransferase, protein MKVLAFDHIYNMDCIEGMKRVPDGSVDLVITDPPFAIDFKAQRANYNRTGSRVMEGYNEIRVSDYAGFTLRWMEGVHRVLKDSGSFFIFSGWNNLKDILIAIDDLGFTTLNHIIWKYQFGVVCSRKFVTSHYHCLFVCKDDKKRKFMNSARFGKDARANNGGSLRYRDLEDVWSIPREYWHGDKKTPTKLPAALIEKILAYTSEEGDVVMDPFLGSGQVAVVSKMHKRRYVGFEVVKEYFDFAQERLEKGVYRIAADDDAETENLPLFGKAK, encoded by the coding sequence GCATCGAGGGCATGAAAAGGGTCCCTGACGGGTCCGTTGATCTCGTCATTACCGATCCCCCCTTCGCCATCGACTTCAAGGCACAGCGCGCGAATTACAACCGGACCGGATCTCGGGTCATGGAGGGGTACAACGAGATCAGAGTGTCCGATTACGCCGGGTTCACCCTGCGCTGGATGGAGGGCGTGCACCGGGTGCTTAAGGACAGCGGGTCATTTTTCATCTTCTCCGGCTGGAACAATCTGAAAGACATTCTCATCGCCATCGACGATCTCGGGTTCACGACGCTCAACCACATCATCTGGAAGTACCAGTTCGGCGTGGTTTGCAGCCGGAAGTTTGTCACATCACACTATCATTGCCTATTCGTCTGCAAGGACGACAAGAAGCGGAAGTTCATGAACAGCGCCCGGTTCGGCAAAGACGCCCGCGCCAACAATGGCGGGAGTCTCCGGTACCGGGATCTTGAGGATGTGTGGAGCATCCCCCGCGAGTACTGGCACGGCGACAAAAAAACCCCGACGAAACTCCCCGCCGCTCTCATCGAGAAGATCCTCGCTTACACCAGCGAGGAAGGGGATGTTGTCATGGACCCCTTCCTCGGATCAGGACAGGTTGCCGTCGTCTCGAAGATGCACAAGCGCCGGTACGTCGGCTTCGAGGTTGTGAAGGAATACTTCGACTTTGCGCAGGAACGGTTGGAGAAGGGCGTCTACCGGATCGCAGCTGATGACGACGCAGAGACCGAAAACCTCCCCTTGTTCGGCAAGGCAAAATGA